CTGGGGCTGGTCTAAAGGTGTCAATGATATCAGCTTCTTAAGTGGAATCGGAAATATTTGATTTTCCAATTATAATGCCGACTTGGCTTAAACGCTTTCCGCATATAAGGGCTGCATGCCGTTTTATCTGGGAGTTCCTTCTACTCCTCGAGTCCAGTGTCCCCAAATGGCCGATGGGGCGACTCGAAACGATGAGAAGGATGAGATGAAGGGTGAGACTATCGAAAGAGCATTCAAGCGTTCGAAATTTGTAGGACTTACTCCGAGCAAATTCAGAATCTTATTTTACGAAGTCAAAGAAAATCGTCTCCGCCTTTTAATATTTTAACCGAATAAAGTCCGAACTTACTCCATTTGGCAAAAATTTGTTcccaatttaaaaaaataaactcaGAACTTAGACCAAAATTTACTCCGAAATGTTCGAAAATCTACTCGGAACTTAAAACGTTGCCTTAGACCAAATTTACTCCGAACTTCACTAAATTTTACTAAGAATCTAAAAAAATAACTCTAAACTTAGTTCAAATTTACTCCGAAATTTATCAAAATCTACTCCGAATTTTAATCAAATGAACTCCGCTTTTGGACCACATTTACTAATAAATTCACTTAAATTTACACAGAATTTGAAACAAATAAACTTTTCTTTGTAATAATAATGGTCTGTTTCGTAGTAAATGGGGGATCTACTCGACAAACATATCTTAGGCATTTGTCTAAGATCGTAAATCGAATTTACGCGGAAGGTTGTCGAAATCGAATCCGAATCTACCAGAAGCTACGATCTAATCAGTGTGTGAGTGTGGTGTAACTGCCGGCGGACTAGCGACAGGCCCGGCCCGCTCTATCGATCACTTGAACGTGCCAAAAAAGATTCAGGCCAAAACCCTACCCTCCGACAAGGCGACGACTAGATCCGCATGAAACTTTGGACCCCGACGCATTATTGGACATGCTACGTCAGAGGTAGGGGcagggctggggctgggactgggactgcggctgcggctggggCTGAGCATGTAATCGAATGGGGTGGGGGGGGTGGACTGACTTCTAGTGACTGTTTCATCAGCGTGCAGGTGATTCGGCTTCGAATCGGATTCATCAAACGACCTTATCGACATGTCACACACTCGGAGACAATTAGTGAATGAAAAACTCTCATTTCACAAGCGTGCAAAATGCTATTCAGAGGTACATACTATACATGCTCGTACATCAGAGCGTCGTGTTGTGGAGGTCCGAAACAACTGGTCGacattctacattctacattCATTCAACAACTGAATGGCATGGCATAACTTCAGGCTGAGGAATGGGGTATGGCATCGGGGAatcgttttcgttttcttcaGACCGGATGGGAGGCGTCACTGATAAGAGGGGCGGAGACACGACGCGTTCGTTGCTCAGTGATCCACCGCATGACGAAGTCCTAACAGCCCCAGCCAACTTCTGCCGAACAGCGACACATGGCAGCGGAATGTGCGTCGAGCGACTTCGTCATCGTGCGAGAGATGGGTAAGGGACGAAAATAGCCACCAGGGGCACCGCTTGGCAGTctacagagacagagacggagacggagagaCCGAGAGACGGAGAGACCGAGAGCCCAGTCCAAAGACCCGAAGCCCAGACCGTAGACAATGTTTTTATATAGCAATGGGCCgacatactcgtacaatagATATTTGTATATTCCAATGGGGAATAAACGGCCTGGAGCCGCACTGCCAGCAGAGGCTATCTTATCGGTGGGCTGTGGAATGCCTTTAGGGGGGCTTATCTTATCGATTTGTGTGCGGCGGTCGCCGTCTTGGGCTATCGACACTGAATATCGACAGGCGCAACATCGGGAAACGCGCCCAGTCATAAAAGCGGTGCGCTAGCGTAACAATCTCCAAGCCAGCAACCGCGCGTGCCTTCAAAAAATCCCACAAAAAAAGACAGAAGTACGACCAGACTTCGAATAGAACCTATTGGAAAGTTCAATCAAATCTCGCCGAGAAATGAAGCTGCAACGTCTCTTGCTCACAGCTGTGCTGATACTCTGCCTCATCCTGGCGCAGCACGACCGGACCACGGAGGCCCGCCGTCTGATCTTCTTCAATCCGCACAGCCGCACCCTCCACAGCCAGCTGCTCGTCTCGCGGAAACTTCCGCGGCCCTGTCCCGCCGGCAAGATGCGGGACCATCGGGACCGCTGTCGTCGAGCACTGATCTTTGGCCGCAGCACCTGAGAGGGAGGACCCCAACGCCAACCACAAAATCTCCTTGTCTATTGTTATTAATTTAAAATCTTTTTTTGAGTTATTTGTAAGCTAATTTATTGCCCCCGCTCTTAGAAGTAGTTGCATAGGTTTATTCCGATATTTATTACGTTATTTATTTGTAGCTGGTTACGAAATAGTCGCTAAATATACACACGTACGTACATTCAACGCACAATAAACTAAAATCGAGGTAAAGATACGACACGATACGAGTACATTGTGTGGAAATTTTAGAGCCTCCATTAAATggaatcatcatcatcaatcGCTAAAAGATAGCTTAATTTGTACTTCATGTTAAATGAAATTTAAAAAAACTAAACCACAACTAAGGAATCATCTTTGAATCAAAAGCATGAAAGCTCAATGAGAGGACTTTCCTTGACTGTAGTTTGTATACATAAGTATAGGGAAAGTGATAATGTCTTAGAGTTTTAGAAGAATTTAGAGGAATGAAATCCAAATCTTGTTTTGTGGTAATTTAatattaatttcatttttgTGTACATTCTACACAACTCATGGAGCTTGCCACCGATCAAGATCTGATGGCGAACTCAGAGGCATCCCGCTCTCCCTCGGCTTGTTGGGTAAGTCCCGCACGTCTCTGTGTGGTGTGTGCTGTCCCAGTGCCCAGTTCCATAGTGTACATTGGGTGAGCCATCAATATACTTTTGCGTGTCATGAGCAAAGAAATTTAATCTACGGTTAGATTGCGATCCGAACCTGCCCGGCCCGATATGGGGAGGCCGACACACAACATGTTTGACAAATTGCCCCGGGCGGAAATCAGTGACGTGAGCGATGACACCATGACGTCGCACGGAATTTAGCAGATAGACAACAACACAACgaaaaaaacagaagaaaatATACGAGTATAGCCTGAGGGAATCCCCAGGAAGAACTAAATGCGATTCGCTCGAATGGTCTGCTCGATCCAGTCCATGTGGCTGCTGATCCTCGTGTAGACGCCGGAGAACTCCGTCTGGCCGCACTCCTCGCGCCCGAACGAGACGACTCCCGCGAGATAGACGAAGCGATCCCGCTGCGGTGTGCTGGCCTCGACGGTGAGCGGTCCGCCGGAGTCGCCGTTGCAGGAGTCAACTCCAATGCCGCCGCTGGCACACAGCTGGCTGTCGTTCAGTACTTGGCCGTCCTTCCTGAAGGCCGCCTGGCACTGGTCGAGGGGCTGCACAATGAGCATGGCCTTCCGTTTGAAGTTGCTCGACTCGCTGTTTTCCGTGCGTCCCCAGCCGGAGACGTCGACGGCGGAGCCCACCAGCTGGTTGGCCAGTGGCCCGCGTACCGGCGGCAAGCAGACGGGCTCCACGTGCTGCATCTGCAACCAATTGACGGGCCTGGCCAGGCGCAGCAGGGCGATGTCGTTGGTCAGATTCTTGACGGAGAACTGCTCGTGCGGCAGGATGCGATCGATGCTCACCCGGATATGGGGGGGCACGCACTCCCGCCTGCCGTTCAAGTTCGTTATGCAGTCAGGATCGGTGGCCTTGTTCCATTCGCCCAGCCGGGCGCCCGTCAGCCGCCGGCCGGGGCCCATGAAGAACACGTGAGTGCAGTGGGCGGCCGTCACCAGCCAGCGCTGGGCAATGAATGCAGCCCCACATACATAGCTCTTATTGCCGCCCTCCTCGGAGTACTCCAGCAGTGTCGTCCAGGGGAACTCGAGGATGCCCGCAACGGAGCCGCCGAACACTCGGGAAGCGAAGGCCGTGCCGCAGTATGGATACTGGGGCAACTGATCCGGGCTGGTGGGTGGTCGCGGCGGCAATGTATTCGGTGGGGGGGCTGCTTGCAGTCTCAGCAAGGGTCGCTCCGTGGTTGTGGTGCTtccgctgttgttgttgctgctgttcttgttgttgATGCGTATCCCCAGAGCGGGTATGATGTTGCTCTCTCGCGGACAGCATACCTGAATGTAGGAGGACgtcatacatatatctataccATCGTGGTATCCATATATAACCATATAACTTACCAAATCGGGTCTCTGCCGGGAGTAGCATTGTCGCTTGCTGGAGGCATCCAGCTTGTCCACATCGTAGAAGTCACAGTTGCCGGGATCGACGCATGTGCCACGGCCAAAGTCCGCCGTGTGGCAGTTCCCAAAGTGAGTCATTGTCCCTGGACAATGGAGGTGCAAGCAAAGTTTAGCAGAGTAGGATCATCCGTAGAGGCCCAGCCAATCACTTACTTTCCCAACGCTGGGCGAAAGCCTGCAGGGCCAGCAGGAGGAGCACCGGCAGCATCCCAGTTCCGTGGAGACGCAGCATTTTCGAGTTTCGTTGAGATTTTACTGTTCTACTGTTTGTTCTGGCGATGTTGTTCTGTTGCTGTTTATACTAGCTGCCGCCTCGGATGCTGATGATCGACTAGTGGCTATCATATCGCAATGCGATTTGCTCGGCTGAGCGGTGCGACGGCCTCGTGCTGTGACCCCCAGCCCCCAACCCGCTGGCCGGTGGCCGCCTGAAGCTTGGCATTTCCACAGATCGCCCCTTGCCGCATTGATCAGCCGATTAGCTTGATCGATACTCATTGATTTCAGCTGTGTGCCAGGGAAAACCCGTTCCAGATTGGCTTCCCACGGCGACTTCCAGTTCCAGCACCAGGTCTCGCTTCCAGCTGCCTGCTGCCTTCCATTGCTCGTACAATAATTATTCAGCTACGTATTCATTCTACATTCAATACACACATACTAAGTACTGGCACATAAATGCGTACATATATATTCCCGTACATgcttatatgtatgtatgtatgaacaGCAGATTGCTGTTAATTTCGTTGCAGTTTTCTGTTATCAGGCCATAAAGTGTGCGAATAACATTCGTCGACTGGAAAGTAGCTCGAGTGAGTGAAATTCTAGTCTTGTCTCTAGTCTAATCTACTACTCTACTCTAGTCACTTATGACTGATTtcataaatatacatatgcattGATAATTATTCCCAGACATTTTGCCGTTGGCCCAACGCCGCAACCAGTTCTACGGCTATACGGTTCTCCAGTTGTGGCATTTCCAAAACCACCCATTTGAAAAACACCGACGAAGCAGATGCAAAACCCAGCCACACATCGCCCAACGCTTATCGatatcattattattataacGCAAGTAATTATGCATGTATTTGTCGGGAATTTGTAGAATAAAGGCAAGCAGTAGTCTTtaagggaaagagagagagagatactaCAATTATAAAGTACTCGGTGACGAAGAAAACTGCTCAAGATGAATTCAGTAATAAGGTGACGTCTTTAACACATCTGCTCTCTTTCGAGGACCATTCGCTAGTCGGATGCAGGAATCTATCTCTTTCTAGCGCTTAATCTTCTAAGCGCCGAGAGAGAGTGGCATGGTATTGCTGGTGCTGAAACCGCAACTGCAATGCGAGGAGTGACGCTCGTTCGTTACCCTCCGCCACTGCAAAAGGAAGAGTGTGtgagacaaagagagagaaagaggatGGGTAGGCTCTCGGACGGCGTTGAGTAGACACTGCAATTTCATTTGTTCCTTCTGCCTATAataattatccgatctgatccagattcggcaatctgctGGATATAGTCATCCTTAACGATTGAAATGAAGTTTCGGATCGAACGCGAATTGGaaggtacatatgtacatatatgtatctatagAGGACATAGGGCCAGTCGCAGGAGCTGGTGCAGTCACAGGGCGAAAGCAAAAAGCGCACACGGAACAAGAGTTTCAAGTTTTCCCAGAGAAGGAAAAGCTGCTCTCCATTTGGAAGCGAAGGTTTTCTTGTTGTTGCAAGACATCGCCATTTTGCATAAATGCAAAATATTTAAGACTAGGAAAATCCAACTGCTGCACTGCACGGCCAGAGTCGGTGTCCGGGGAAAGTCGAATCTTTGTTACCCCTTGAATGATTGCAAGCGTGTTCCAAGCAACATTTCAGCTACTATTTAATGACGTAATTTCATGGAGAGAATCTATCAAATTCcgtatacatatgtagtatTTCGCCATTTCATTGAATCCTTCTGCCTGATTTGAGTGCCAGGACACACAAGTCGAATCTGGGACGATGGCTGGACCCCGGCCTTTCTTGGCTGTTTCCTGTTGACTGTTGCGCCATGTCTTTCCTTTTCTTTTATGACTATTTTTTCAGAGCACACAAAAGTTTGTCCAGAGCTTTGACTTTCAGGAGGTTGCTGGTAGGTTGTTAGGTCGGGAGGCTGAGTTCTTCCCTAGGAAGGAAGCCAGCCAAAACTTCCTTGAGGCAGAGCAGAAGTACGAGTATCTGTTGCAGTGTCACCGACTGGAAACGGCCAACGGGTTGACCGGCGGAAGGAGGGCTGGCTGGCGGACGGGTAGACCGATAATGAATAATGTTGCTGGCGATAATGTTGCCGCCTCCGTCAGCAACATGAAACCATTTGAGCATCCTCGAGATGGTGGCGTGACTCACGAGATCCGAGGCGTACTGTCTGTGGAAGGAGCACAAGTGTGATGTATGATAACCTCCATTTTGAACAGCCTGATCCCCGGACGGATCAACGTGAACATCGAGCAATTTCTGGGGGAATCACGCACCCAGCCCTAGCCACAAACCCTTGTGCTGCTGTGTGGCAGGGGCAGAAAGTTCAAGAGAATACTGATAAAATTTCAGCAGAATAATTTCTGCTACAATGACTGTCACTTGCCCCAGTGCTTCCCGTTTCGCCCCACCTTCCCCTTGGCATTCCCTTTCCCCCGCACACCCATAGAACCCATTGGACTTTGGACTTTCTGAATTGATTCATGGCCGGGCCGGGTAACTGTAGCGTGCTTATGAATAACCATTCAGAAATGTCCCCCTCACTGCGGCTGCAAAGTTTCttcatttttttgtttatttttttaattgaaaattcaAGTCGTCATCGTTCGGTCAGGGGCAGGGCacggccgggccgggccgggaaGGGGAAAGCCATTGAGGGAAACACTTTTATCGCCACATAAACGAAAGTCGAACAATCGGAGTGAAATGCAAACAAAAAACGAATGAAAAGCTGTCTTTAAATACCCTTGCGGATCGATCATGTAAGAAATCCCATTGGCACAAGCTTAGATCTGGAATCGACGGACTTGTCTGATTATTTGTAGAACCCATTGCAGGGGTATAGGGCTCAGGTCGCACAAAAATGCGAATAAATAAAAGTTTCCAATTCACTTGAAGTCAACGTGCAATATTTATGCTCGACTGCGCGTCGgcgaatggaatggaatggaatggaatggaatggaaggGCATTCCCGGGGATAAGCACCCGAAATTCTGGCTTGAGAGGATACATCCGTCTTGGTGCGGGGTAGGGAGGAATCGGTGGCAGCATAAAGAGCGCGAACAAAGGCGGAGTAAAACGGTGAATGTTTATCGCACGCTAATCACAAATCGCAAATCGCAAATCGGAAATACGATTATT
The Drosophila miranda strain MSH22 chromosome XL, D.miranda_PacBio2.1, whole genome shotgun sequence genome window above contains:
- the LOC108165028 gene encoding serine protease easter; the protein is MLRLHGTGMLPVLLLLALQAFAQRWERTMTHFGNCHTADFGRGTCVDPGNCDFYDVDKLDASSKRQCYSRQRPDLVCCPRESNIIPALGIRINNKNSSNNNSGSTTTTERPLLRLQAAPPPNTLPPRPPTSPDQLPQYPYCGTAFASRVFGGSVAGILEFPWTTLLEYSEEGGNKSYVCGAAFIAQRWLVTAAHCTHVFFMGPGRRLTGARLGEWNKATDPDCITNLNGRRECVPPHIRVSIDRILPHEQFSVKNLTNDIALLRLARPVNWLQMQHVEPVCLPPVRGPLANQLVGSAVDVSGWGRTENSESSNFKRKAMLIVQPLDQCQAAFRKDGQVLNDSQLCASGGIGVDSCNGDSGGPLTVEASTPQRDRFVYLAGVVSFGREECGQTEFSGVYTRISSHMDWIEQTIRANRI
- the LOC108165030 gene encoding uncharacterized protein LOC108165030; translation: MKLQRLLLTAVLILCLILAQHDRTTEARRLIFFNPHSRTLHSQLLVSRKLPRPCPAGKMRDHRDRCRRALIFGRST